A stretch of the Drosophila sulfurigaster albostrigata strain 15112-1811.04 chromosome 2L, ASM2355843v2, whole genome shotgun sequence genome encodes the following:
- the LOC133837246 gene encoding LOW QUALITY PROTEIN: uncharacterized protein LOC133837246 (The sequence of the model RefSeq protein was modified relative to this genomic sequence to represent the inferred CDS: deleted 1 base in 1 codon), whose amino-acid sequence MSTKSSIQVCIKVRPCEPELPTLWQVKDKRAIQPLDSQADPCVFDYVYDQGSNNQEVFDGMAKHIVEACVRGFNGTIFAYGQTSSGKTYTMMGDQQNPGVMVLAAKEIFNQITNHSDRDFLLRVGYIEIYNEKIYDLLNKKNQDLKIFESNGMVNVNCEECIITSEDDLLQFLCLGNKERTVGETNMNERSSRSHAIFRIIIESRKADRSDDDAVIQSILNLVDLAGSERADQTGARGARLKEGSHINKSLHFLSNVIKSLAENEDNKYVSYRDSKLTRILQASLGGNAFTSIICTIRPSIMEESQSTLNFAMRAKKIHLKPQLNEIVSDATMMKRLEREIKLLKDRLAEEQAKNESQIKVRLLEQRIKTDTLKIITSNTITDRNKNRRRTWCPASSNLEETSTGSQVIPVANGSNKPHASIKHSNLPKPSFYPTTNRPTQRFLAGSKTINIMKSLEVKEETMSVEPNFEQATHQLTAGHSKMSTITLTPALSQMGAKGRELLERELVELEAFTKIEQQINAEWDELNEKISTATARVDDLQTERLNLLQRSEDLQAQFDDLRKSKEEADRKIASYEEQLKTLKATAERLDMENRAAVELEFEFSSHKSKSKLRENELLTALSEKDSAIENLQKSLNDLSSEVLRNSKDDHMRSICPALETSCELICRKCVDLERLLEEYNNKPNDKNGAVAIDCECEQLRADIGNTRAQLESVQNAYKQITSDVAEKTELCDRLSRNVISAEEAKFTLQGKCDDLEQAQLRHEELIKIMQDEYDKIQQKYNALQHDYEILERTASSTEEEHRMLQTENESLQREISTLKQCVEEMQLKLLETTVSDVHEALVQQLKTSNAELMANLANMETKYCDLQGEYDDLSNQLVDSVQDGDSLREQFNALQETLKKTPLEADQLHAHIEQLEKEVNEKNQLLEATESTINEMREQMTNLQSELLEKSVIVNKVEDYQRQIESLEKQHAEMTMVCEELQEKVKETTINDSLSKSTSTVIAPDIDFEQEQEIGILKERLVQLNGELKQLQTEIKKQLIVVQQKDELIETMQLEMQELNERCLSMDVQIVELRSNVQQQQQLLDLQATKLAADANRIDQLQECNAKLTERSIKAEETLEERLNLAADIDSSKAEYEKHLQHLQLTLDTVRVEFAKQEKINKDELDNANLEFLQKIELSESRYRENLHKYNTEWEDRLQKLNSEGEAKLLAANAEIAAEREQFIQEKHELESLYDESKKTIVDLQDKLSFMVEDNEKVKAYADFEILSNEKLKNLHEKYERQLKDFEQLKHDHQLNLDSLELEKNALQAVVDDNKQIIQRLTQELESEQNVRQIEASKLNRELENAIEANSKAKSEYSEQLETYTEKICDLQEKLKQANLMASDIEKLNLERQQIQEVLAKTKEHNMLLEKKQANLMASVLAKTKEHNMLLEKKAEELESALLLAQNEVTTHRTQLESLQSKLDYTQDAKNNFSSAEAAYTQKLHELEKEMAEQAHQYNRRIEELISSEAELKIKMEALLKRKLEARASNDELAASQELLNQEREQNANLQQSNDQLRSQLKAKQTEWDTLHHTLQQQETQLNVKQTELNILQKSADEANSQLLTLKQTLHQAESQLELKQTDCDTLQQSLQEATSLLDSKQAEFDAVQLTIKQMSEDNKKAHDSLEKVESQLKTKQAECNALKESLQLARVQATCEFETKHAAFNALQMSFKDLQCKLEAKQAVDCSLQQVESELKAKQAECSSLQQSLQQAVSQLQNKQDALDALQLTLNKTQLQLDSKQEAHTAVQKAESQIKAKQAECNSLHNFLQESRSNLHQVESQLKAKQAECNSLQESLQKAVSQLDSKQAALDSSLKQSDLQLKAKQTDCDSLQQTIQELKAQLTASTTELNNKNEEMDLRAKELQIEFDKLKSNKDSLQAERERLDATISSLLEDKRNLEEKLSSTNEIMQKLEMDSKSKSNCSNISFDSTTSNTSPAPRKSLDRDHHIPRKSIISESEVRRNRRISTHDERRQSYWNDSRHVACMTDPVDTNCNCTELDRKLKECQFELFVRESKVTALSIELKNHPLKEENAQLKKRLQEEQQKSRDEIKRMKSKNSDLMSKVNAFSASAAISSSANCAAIPHQKLTSVETQTESDLVVELKKTTEKLNDCIQVCRHRYNHIKDLEERLKQNENSDTSNISSQTIGQINLLKSKLEIQKKEIATLANKYEYAKKALKLRKDEIEELRKGAGTAVTAACSK is encoded by the exons ATGTCCACGAAAAGCTCTATTCAAGTGTGCATTAAGGTGCGTCCATGTGAGCCGGAGCTGCCTACATTATGGCAAGTGAAGGACAAACGAGCCATTCAACCATTGGACAGCCAGGCAGATCCCTGTGTTTTCG ATTATGTGTACGATCAGGGCTCCAATAACCAAGAAGTTTTCGATGGCATGGCAAAACATATCGTCGAAGCCTGTGTGAGAGGCTTCAATGGCACTATTTTCGCCTACGGTCAAACATCTTCTG GAAAAACCTATACAATGATGGGAGACCAGCAGAATCCAGGCGTAATGGTCTTGGCTGCCAAGGAGATCTTCAATCAGATCACCAATCATAGTGATCGGGATTTCTTGCTTCGTGTGGGGTACATCGAGATCTACAACGAAAAGATCTATGATTTACTCAACAAGAAAAATCAAgatcttaaaatatttgaaagcaATGGCATGGTGAATGTAAATTGCGAGGAATGCATTATAACCAGCGAGGATGACTTACTTCAGTTCCTCTGCTTGGGTAACAAAGAGCGCACTGTCGGTGAGACGAACATGAATGAACGTTCCAGTCGATCGCATGCCATATTTCGCATA atCATTGAATCCCGCAAAGCCGATCGCAGTGACGACGATGCTGTGATTCAGAGCATACTGAATCTCGTGGATCTAGCTGGCTCTGAACGAGCCGATCAGACTGGTGCAAGGGGTGCTCGTTTAAAAGAGGGAAGTCATATTAACAAAAGCCTTCACTTCTTAAGCAATGTGATTAAAAGTCTAGCTGAGAACGaagataataaatatgttagtTATCGGGACTCGAAACTGACTCGCATTCTGCAGGCTTCGCTTGGAGGCAACGCATTCACATCCATAATTTGCACCATTCGCCCATCAATAATGGAGGAATCGCAATCCacattaaattttgcaatGCGTGCGAAGAAAATCCATCTAAAGCcacaattaaatgaaattgtatcGGATGCGACAATGATGAAACGCTTAGAGCGTGAGATAAAGTTACTTAAAGATCGCTTAGCCGAAGAGCAAGCAAAAAATGAAAGTCAGATTAAAGTAAGGCTCTTAGAGCAGAGAATTAAGACCGATACGCTCAAGATTATTACAAGCAATACAATTACTGATCGCAATAAAAATCGACGACGTACATGGTGTCCAGCGTCATCGAATCTGGAGGAAACGTCCACAGGCTCTCAAGTAATCCCAGTAGCTAATGGGTCGAATAAACCCCATGCCAGTATAAAACACTCAAATTTACCGAAGCCCAGCTTCTATCCTACAACTAACCGTCCAACCCAAAGATTTTTAGCCGGGTCCAAAACTATAAACATTATGAAATCCCTGGAAGTCAAAGAAGAAACTATGTCTGTAGAACCCAACTTTGAGCAGGCAACTCATCAGCTCACCGCAGGACACTCCAAAATGAGTACAATTACTCTAACTCCAGCCTTATCTCAAATGGGGGCAAAAGG TAGAGAATTGCTTGAACGCGAGCTTGTGGAGCTAGAAGCCTTCACAAAAATAGAGCAACAGATTAATGCAGAATGGGACGAGCTAAATGAAAAGATATCTACGGCAACAGCTCGAGTTGATGATCTGCAGACAGAGAGACTAAATTTGTTGCAGCG TTCGGAAGACTTACAAGCACAATTCGATGATCTGAGGAAGTCCAAGGAGGAAGCCGATAGAAAAATTGCAAGTTACGAAGAGCAACTTAAAACGCTAAAAGCAACCGCGGAAAGATTGGACATGGAGAATCGTGCTGCCGTCGAGCTGGAGTTTGAATTTTCAAGTCATAAgtcaaaatcaaaactaaGAGAAAATGAATTGCTTACAGCGTTGTCGGAAAAGGACAGTGCCATCGAAAATCTGCAAAAGTCGCTAAATGATCTGTCGAGTGAGGTACTACGGAACAGCAAAGATGATCATATGCGTTCCATTTGCCCGGCTCTGGAAACTAGCTGCGAACTGATCTGTCGCAAATGTGTAGATTTAGAACGCCTATTAGAGGAATATAACAATAAGCCCAATGACAAAAATGGTGCTGTTGCAATTGATTGTGAATGTGAACAGTTACGAGCAGATATCGGCAACACTCGTGCTCAGCTTGAAAGCGTTCAGAATGCCTATAAGCAAATAACCAGTGATGTAGCTGAGAAGACAGAGTTGTGCGATCGTCTAAGCCGTAATGTTATCTCTGCTGAGGAGGCCAAGTTCACGCTGCAAGGAAAATGTGATGATCTCGAGCAAGCGCAGCTACGTCATGAGGAGCTTATAAAGATAATGCAAGACGAATATGACAAGATTCAGCAGAAGTACAACGCTTTACAACACGATTATGAGATATTGGAACGCACTGCTAGTTCTACAGAAGAAGAGCACAGGATGTTGCAGACTGAGAATGAAAGTTTGCAGAGGGAAATCAGTACATTAAAACAATGTGTTGaggaaatgcaattgaaacttCTAGAAACAACTGTCTCCGATGTTCACGAAGCTCTTGTACAGCAGCTTAAGACGAGCAATGCGGAGCTCATGGCAAACTTGGCCAATATGGAAACCAAATATTGCGACTTGCAGGGAGAATACGATGATCTTTCCAATCAGCTTGTTGATAGTGTGCAAGACGGTGATAGTTTGCGAGAACAATTCAATGCGCTGCAGGAGACTCTGAAAAAGACGCCATTGGAGGCAGATCAATTGCATGCACACATTGAACAACTAGAAAAAGAAGTTAATGAAAAAAATCAGCTTTTGGAAGCCACCGAAAGCACAATAAATGAGATGCGTGAACAGATGACAAATCTGCAGTCTGAGTTGCTGGAGAAATCTGTGATAGTAAACAAAGTGGAGGACTATCAACGTCAGATCGAGTCGCTCGAGAAACAACATGCCGAAATGACGATGGTCTGCGAAGAGCTACAGGAGAAGGTTAAAGAGACCACTATTAACGATAGTTTGTCCAAGAGCACAAGTACTGTTATTGCGCCTGATATTGATTTTGAGCAGGAGCAAGAAATTGGTATTCTCAAAGAAAGGCTCGTCCAATTGAATGGCGAACTCAAACAGTTGCagactgaaattaaaaaacaattaattgtGGTTCAACAAAAGGATGAACTTATTGAAACGATGCAATTGGAGATGCAGGAGCTAAATGAGCGTTGTTTATCCATGGATGTGCAGATAGTAGAACTTCGTTCGAATgttcaacaacagcaacaactgcttgATCTGCAGGCTACCAAATTGGCAGCCGATGCCAATCGAATTGATCAGTTACAGGAATGCAATGCAAAGCTAACAGAGCGCAGCATTAAAGCAGAGGAAACGCTAGAGGAACGTCTCAATCTGGCCGCGGATATTGATAGCTCGAAAGCAGAATACGAAAAGCATCTTCAGCATTTGCAATTGACACTGGACACTGTTAGGGTAGAATTCGCTAAACAGGAGAAGATAAATAAGGATGAACTTGATAATGCTAATTTAGAGTTTTTGCAAAAGATTGAGTTAAGCGAGAGCAGATACCGAGAGAACCTCCATAAATACAATACCGAATGGGAAGATCGTTTACAAAAACTCAATTCCGAAGGCGAAGCTAAATTGTTGGCTGCTAATGCAGAAATTGCTGCTGAAAGGGAACAATTTATACAAGAAAAACACGAACTGGAATCACTCTATGATGAGAGCAAGAAAACCATTGTGGATCTGCAAGATAAGCTAAGCTTTATGGTGGAAGACAATGAGAAAGTAAAAGCATACGCAGACTTCGAAATATTGTCTAATGAAAAGCTTAAAAATCTGCATGAAAAATACGAAAGACAACTGAAAGATTTCGAGCAATTAAAACATGATCATCAACTAAACTTAGACAGCTTAGAACTGGAAAAGAACGCGCTACAAGCTGTTGTGGATGATAACAAACAGATCATTCAGCGTTTGACTCAAGAACTTGAATCTGAACAAAATGTGCGACAAATCGAAGCAAGCAAATTGAACCGTGAATTAGAGAATGCCATAGAAGCTAATAGTAAAGCAAAGTCTGAGTACAGCGAACAATTGGAAACATACACTGAAAAAATTTGCGATCTCCAAGAAAAATTGAAACAGGCGAACCTAATGGCCAGCGACATTGAGAAACTTAATTTAGAACGGCAGCAAATACAAGAAGTTTTAGCAAAGACAAAGGAGCACAATATGTTATTGGAAAAGAAACAGGCGAACCTAATGGCCAGCG TTTTAGCTAAGACAAAGGAGCACAATATGTTATTGGAAAAGAAAGCAGAAGAACTTGAAAGCGCATTGTTATTGGCTCAGAATGAAGTAACGACACATAGAACGCAGTTGGAGAGCTTGCAATCGAAACTAGATTATACTCAGGATGCGAAGAATAACTTTAGTTCCGCGGAGGCCGCATATACTCAAAAGCTACATGAATTAGAGAAAGAAATGGCGGAGCAGGCACATCAATACAATCGCAGAATAGAGGAATTGATAAGTTCAGAGGCCGAACTTAAGATCAAGATGGAAGCATTGCTAAAGAGAAAGCTCGAAGCTAG GGCTTCGAATGACGAACTGGCCGCCTCGCAAGAGCTCTTGAATCAGGAACGTGAACAGAACGCGAATTTGCAACAAAGCAATGATCAGTTGAGGTCGCAGCTAAAGGCTAAGCAAACTGAGTGGGACACCCTACATCACACgctgcaacagcaagagaCGCAACTAAATGTTAAGCAAACTGAACTcaacattttgcaaaaaagCGCAGATGAGGCAAATTCGCAGCTACTTACATTGAAGCAGACTCTTCATCAAGCTGAGTCGCAGCTTGAACTCAAACAGACCGATTGTGATACATTACAGCAGTCCTTGCAAGAAGCAACGTCTCTGTTAGACAGTAAGCAAGCCGAATTCGATGCAGTGCAGCTGACTATAAAGCAGATGTCAGAGGATAACAAAAAGGCCCATGATTCGTTGGAAAAAGTAGAGTCGCAACTCAAAACAAAGCAGGCCGAATGTAATGCATTGAAAGAGTCCTTGCAACTTGCAAGAGTCCAAGCAACTTGtgaatttgaaacaaaacaTGCTGCCTTCAATGCGTTGCAGATGTCGTTCAAGGATCTGCAGTGTAAGTTAGAAGCCAAACAAGCGGTTGACTGTTCGTTGCAACAAGTAGAGTCAGAACTCAAGGCGAAGCAAGCGGAATGTAGTTCTCTGCAGCAATCATTGCAACAAGCAGTGTCTCAGTTACAGAATAAGCAAGATGCCCTCGATGCATTGCAGctaactttaaataaaacgcAGCTTCAGTTAGATTCTAAGCAAGAGGCCCATACTGCTGTGCAGAAAGCTGAGTCACAAATCAAAGCGAAGCAAGCGGAATGCAATTCTCTGCATAATTTCTTACAAGAATCAAGAAGCAACTTGCATCAAGTAGAGTCTCAACTTAAAGCAAAGCAGGCTGAATGTAATTCTCTGCAAGAATCATTGCAGAAAGCAGTGTCTCAGCTAGACTCTAAACAAGCTGCATTAGATTCTTCATTGAAACAATCAGATTTGCAGCTCAAAGCTAAGCAGACTGACTGCGATTCATTGCAACAGACCATTCAAGAACTTAAAGCCCAACTGACGGCAAGTACCACTGAactgaacaacaaaaatgaggAAATGGACCTCAGAGCTAAAGAGTTACAAATAGAATTTGATAAGCTG AAATCTAATAAAGATAGTTTGCAAGCTGAACGAGAACGTTTGGATGCAACCATTTCTAGTTTATTGGAGGACAAACGCAATTTGGAGGAAAAACTTTCCAGTACAAATGAGATTATGCAGAAATTGGAGATGGATTcaaaaagtaaatcaaattgCAGTAATATTTCGTTTGATTCAACTACATCAAATACCTCACCAGCTCCTCGAAAGAGTTTGGATCGGGATCATCATATACCGCGG AAATCGATAATCTCTGAGTCGGAGGTGCGCAGAAATAGGCGGATTAGCACTCACGACGAACGACGTCAGTCATATTGGAATGATTCCCGACACGTAGCCTGTATGACAGATCCTGTGG aTACCAACTGTAATTGCACGGAACTCGATCGTAAGCTGAAAGAATGCCAATTCGAGCTGTTCGTAAGGGAGAGCAAAGTGACCGCACTGAGCATTGAGTTGAAAAATCATCCATTGAAAGAAGAAAATGCTCAATTGAAGAAGCGCCTACAGGAAGAGCAGCAAAAGTCGCGAGATGAAATTAAGCGAATGAAGAGTAAGAATTCCGATCTTATGAGTAAAGTTAACGCATTCTCCGCATCTGCTGCCATCTCGTCTAGCGCCAATTGCGCTGCGATTCCACATCAAAAGCTAACGAGTGTTGAGACTCAAACAGAGTCCGACTTAGTGGTGGAGCTGAAAAAGACAACAGAGAAATTAAACGACTGTATCCAGGTGTGTCGACATCGCTACAATCATATAAAGGATCTGGAAGAGAGATTAAAACAGAATGAAAATAGCGATACTTCCAATATTTCTTCCCAGACAATCGgtcaaattaatttgcttaag TCCAAATTGGAGATACAGAAAAAGGAGATAGCTACGCTCgccaataaatatgaatacgCCAAAAAGGCGCTAAAATTGCGAAAAGATGAGATAGAAGAATTGCGCAAAGGCGCTGGCACAGCCGTAACAGCAGCATgttctaaataa